In Bradyrhizobium sp. CCBAU 051011, the following are encoded in one genomic region:
- a CDS encoding GNAT family N-acetyltransferase translates to MDPVYRRAMRKDASRLNAIRRRSILELAPPKMSGAEAQAWASKLTLSGMERKLRELEVWVAELDGTFAGWGAIHGDRLEGLYAAPEFAGQGVGNGLLGMLEGRMRDREFPSVEASSNARDFYLRRGYRSVGPQSPDGAWPIVKELLT, encoded by the coding sequence ATGGATCCCGTTTACCGTCGAGCGATGCGCAAAGACGCCAGTCGTCTCAACGCCATTCGGCGGCGATCCATCCTTGAGCTTGCGCCACCAAAAATGTCCGGTGCCGAAGCGCAGGCGTGGGCGTCGAAGCTCACGCTCTCCGGTATGGAGCGAAAGCTGCGTGAGCTCGAAGTATGGGTTGCCGAGCTGGACGGCACCTTCGCCGGATGGGGAGCCATTCACGGCGACAGGCTGGAGGGTTTGTATGCTGCGCCCGAATTTGCCGGGCAGGGCGTGGGGAACGGCTTGCTTGGGATGCTCGAAGGGCGGATGCGCGATCGCGAGTTCCCTTCGGTGGAGGCAAGCTCAAACGCCCGCGATTTCTACCTACGCCGCGGCTACCGGTCGGTCGGCCCTCAATCGCCTGATGGGGCCTGGCCCATCGTGAAAGAACTTCTGACCTGA
- a CDS encoding lipid A biosynthesis lauroyl acyltransferase translates to MNRLLLRTKARLRDAAKPVAEAAVGALTIALLRTTRYFDPDKTANFFGRVTRFIGRRLREDRIGRENLTAAFPEKSAEEIETILAGVWDNLGRIGAEFAHLDHIWDYDLDQPDKPSRIEFTPRTKQIFDALRDDGKPAIIFASHLGNWEIPALGAVAHGLDCAILFRRPNIEAADRAIERIRAVKMGTLVPAGREAPLKLAEALQRGQHVAMLVDQYMGNGVEVTFFGRKTKANPTLARLLRQVECPVHGVRIIRLPNHRFRAELSEEVKPVRDAAGQIDIQGTMQAVTNVIEGWVREYPDQWLWLHRRWR, encoded by the coding sequence ATGAACCGCCTGCTCCTACGCACCAAGGCGCGCCTGCGCGACGCCGCCAAGCCGGTAGCGGAAGCCGCCGTCGGCGCGCTGACGATCGCCCTGCTCCGCACCACGCGCTATTTCGATCCCGACAAAACAGCCAATTTCTTCGGCCGCGTCACCCGCTTCATCGGCCGAAGGCTGCGCGAGGATCGCATCGGACGCGAAAATCTCACGGCTGCCTTCCCCGAGAAATCGGCGGAAGAGATCGAGACCATCCTGGCCGGCGTCTGGGACAATCTCGGCCGCATCGGCGCCGAGTTCGCCCATCTCGACCACATCTGGGACTACGACCTCGACCAACCGGACAAGCCAAGCCGCATCGAATTCACCCCGCGGACCAAGCAGATTTTCGATGCCCTGCGCGACGACGGGAAGCCTGCGATCATTTTTGCCAGCCATCTCGGCAATTGGGAAATCCCGGCGCTCGGCGCGGTCGCCCATGGGCTCGATTGCGCGATCCTGTTCCGCCGTCCCAACATCGAGGCCGCCGACCGCGCCATCGAGCGGATCCGCGCCGTCAAGATGGGCACGCTGGTGCCTGCGGGGCGCGAGGCGCCGCTCAAGTTGGCGGAAGCGCTGCAACGGGGCCAGCACGTCGCGATGCTGGTCGATCAGTACATGGGCAACGGCGTCGAGGTGACGTTCTTCGGCCGCAAGACCAAGGCCAACCCGACGCTGGCGCGGCTGCTCCGCCAGGTCGAATGCCCGGTGCACGGCGTGCGCATCATCCGCCTGCCCAACCACCGTTTCCGCGCCGAGCTGTCCGAAGAGGTCAAGCCGGTGCGCGATGCCGCAGGCCAGATCGACATCCAGGGCACCATGCAGGCGGTGACGAATGTGATCGAAGGCTGGGTGCGGGAATATCCGGACCAGTGGCTCTGGCTGCACAGAAGGTGGCGGTAG
- a CDS encoding ThuA domain-containing protein, which produces MVRRREFIALLGSAAAIRPLGARAERPRDRILYFTYSAGYRHDVIPLSREILTQLGRNAGAFEVTATEDTSEFSAENLQRYAAVMFYTSGELPMNGDQKAALLTFVRSGRGFLGIHSATDTFYAWPDYLDLVGGYFNGHPWHQAVTIEVADPSDPLVAFLGNSLKVEDEIYQIRDFDDRGSRVLLRLDPSSVDLGKTGVHRRSYGWPLAWKRSYGEGRVFYTALGHEASVWRDARYQQILTNAILWSMRK; this is translated from the coding sequence ATGGTGAGGCGGCGCGAGTTCATCGCGCTGCTCGGCAGCGCGGCGGCAATCCGGCCGCTCGGCGCGCGCGCGGAGCGCCCGCGAGACCGCATCCTCTATTTCACCTACTCGGCCGGCTACCGGCACGACGTCATACCGCTTTCCAGGGAAATCCTGACCCAGCTTGGAAGGAATGCCGGCGCCTTTGAGGTCACTGCAACCGAAGACACCTCTGAATTCTCGGCCGAGAACCTCCAGCGCTACGCCGCGGTGATGTTCTATACATCCGGAGAACTTCCGATGAACGGCGATCAGAAGGCGGCTCTGCTCACCTTCGTGCGCTCGGGCCGTGGGTTCCTCGGTATTCATTCGGCCACGGACACATTCTACGCCTGGCCAGACTATCTTGATCTGGTCGGCGGCTACTTCAATGGTCATCCATGGCATCAGGCCGTGACGATCGAAGTAGCTGATCCCAGCGATCCATTGGTGGCGTTTCTCGGAAATTCGTTGAAAGTCGAGGACGAAATCTATCAGATCCGTGACTTCGACGATCGTGGATCACGCGTGCTCCTGCGCCTCGACCCAAGCTCGGTGGATCTCGGCAAGACCGGTGTGCATCGACGATCCTATGGCTGGCCTCTCGCCTGGAAACGATCTTACGGCGAGGGGCGGGTATTCTATACGGCGCTAGGCCACGAGGCATCCGTCTGGCGCGACGCCCGCTACCAGCAAATCCTCACGAATGCCATCCTCTGGTCTATGCGAAAGTAA
- a CDS encoding rhodanese-like domain-containing protein — translation MLADHQVHDLTPEDVSRGIAEGRYLLVDVREPNEVAVEAYPDGVVVPLQSFDPAAIPDPKGKQVVFACRSGKRSVTASLAAQAAGLPYDKHLAGGIIGWKAAGLPIKTGG, via the coding sequence ATGTTGGCGGACCATCAAGTGCACGATTTAACCCCGGAAGACGTATCGAGGGGGATCGCGGAGGGCCGCTATCTGCTGGTCGACGTCCGCGAGCCCAATGAGGTAGCGGTGGAAGCCTATCCGGATGGCGTGGTCGTTCCGCTCCAGAGCTTCGATCCGGCGGCGATTCCGGACCCGAAGGGCAAGCAGGTAGTGTTCGCCTGCCGCTCCGGCAAACGCTCGGTGACGGCCTCGCTGGCGGCGCAGGCGGCGGGCCTTCCCTATGACAAGCATCTTGCCGGCGGCATCATCGGCTGGAAGGCAGCGGGTTTGCCGATCAAAACCGGCGGCTGA
- a CDS encoding L,D-transpeptidase, whose amino-acid sequence MMGRGLALLLVGLLGGCMQATLAPSSNASLTPRDRQLLAHARYAQATIPETYRRHIVDYTRKEQPGTILVDTNSRYLYYVLPGGKAIRYGVTVGEEALAWSGIATVGKTAEWPDWIPTAEIQARLGPYPKRVAGGPDNPLGARALYLYEGNKDTLYRIHGTNQPEYIGQAISSGCIRMTNEDIIDLVNRVKLGAIVVVLPPGRSA is encoded by the coding sequence ATGATGGGGCGTGGGCTCGCGTTGTTACTGGTGGGGCTGCTCGGCGGCTGCATGCAAGCAACCCTTGCGCCGTCATCGAATGCCAGCTTGACCCCAAGGGACCGGCAGTTGCTCGCCCACGCGCGTTATGCGCAGGCGACTATTCCGGAAACATATCGCCGGCATATCGTCGACTACACGCGCAAGGAGCAGCCGGGAACCATCCTGGTCGATACCAACTCGCGCTATCTCTATTACGTCCTGCCGGGCGGCAAGGCGATCCGGTATGGTGTGACGGTGGGAGAGGAAGCGCTGGCCTGGTCCGGCATCGCTACGGTTGGCAAGACGGCTGAATGGCCGGATTGGATCCCGACGGCGGAGATCCAGGCCCGGCTCGGCCCCTACCCGAAGCGCGTCGCCGGAGGTCCGGACAATCCGCTGGGCGCACGGGCGCTCTATCTTTACGAGGGCAACAAGGACACGCTGTACCGCATCCACGGTACCAACCAGCCGGAATATATCGGTCAGGCCATCTCGTCCGGCTGCATCCGCATGACCAACGAGGACATCATCGATCTCGTGAACCGGGTGAAGCTCGGCGCGATCGTCGTCGTCCTGCCGCCGGGCCGGAGCGCGTAG
- a CDS encoding AMP-binding protein produces MGQVIGQTAERFPHQPAIVSSTFAPLTYRDLQRQLEGIRRQLRLAGFDCNARIGILMPNGAEAVLAIVAVACCSIAVPLDPRLSQAEIDQRLDMLRLNALLVPQGNASEARQAAERRRLTIIEAAPVGHGQLGLNIVARVSNFPAIDAEPDPGSPAFILQTSGTTAQPKLIPFSHGNMLAAAARLQAWFGLTHRDRCLSVSSPYYSHGLKVTVFTPLLTGGSIAVPANSAVVALDEWLDVLRPTWYSAGPTLHTAVLDKAENLKDAPTSHTLRFVVSGGAPLLKEVQDDLQRILGVPVLEHYGSSEAAQIAANLPPPGPNRPGTCGQPWPDTVAIVGEDGHPLPTGERGEIWVRGPTVISGYLDAPELNHAAFREGWLRTGDIGSLDGDGFLTLHGRLSEVINRGGEKIAPAEVESALLRHPAIAEAAAFAILHPRLGDDVAAAVVPHPGAQTTPAELRQFLQLELASFKIPRRILIVDQLPKGATGKVQRRRLRESLDQLLGQQRAMPLPAVDKGPLDLEAELLILWRRLLKSEAVTVDDDFFASGGDSLLAMEMLIEVERLVGHPVPDTILFGAETIRQLAPKIAVQTGTPATPFLQFGACGERPPLYFFNGDLISGHESVRRMVELFGPDYPIISIDPHGLRGEPIPPSIKQMAADRLPHILERQATGPFLLGGKCNGAMVAFEAARLLIAAGHKVDLVAMVDPPTVSARPVPRAIIGLMKPLGSPYLLRWTYEQMARLERYSKASTREQMAQRPKERIAKLYDALFNLNNGIPPALWDAYSIAMAQYLPAPLEVPVAFYAAEHDGRAWRHLSSQLEVMQVPGGHHGCLTVGAELLVGHLRTRIDFRQAARLQADQPFDGTVRASFAN; encoded by the coding sequence TTGGGCCAGGTCATCGGTCAAACTGCAGAGCGGTTCCCACACCAGCCTGCGATTGTCTCCTCCACGTTTGCGCCTCTGACGTACCGCGATCTTCAGCGCCAGTTGGAAGGCATCCGCCGACAGTTGCGTTTGGCTGGGTTCGATTGCAACGCCCGGATCGGGATACTCATGCCGAACGGCGCGGAGGCGGTTCTCGCCATCGTTGCGGTGGCCTGTTGCAGCATCGCGGTTCCGCTTGATCCGCGCCTGTCCCAAGCGGAGATCGATCAGCGTCTCGACATGCTGCGCCTGAACGCTCTTCTCGTGCCACAAGGCAATGCCTCTGAAGCTCGCCAGGCCGCTGAGCGCAGACGGCTCACCATCATCGAAGCCGCTCCGGTCGGGCACGGTCAGCTTGGACTCAATATCGTAGCGCGAGTCTCCAACTTCCCTGCGATCGATGCTGAGCCTGATCCGGGCTCGCCCGCCTTCATCCTGCAGACGTCGGGCACGACTGCGCAGCCGAAGCTCATTCCGTTCAGTCATGGCAATATGCTGGCGGCGGCCGCACGGCTTCAGGCCTGGTTCGGTCTCACACACCGGGACCGTTGCCTGAGCGTGTCGTCCCCTTACTATTCCCATGGGCTCAAAGTAACGGTCTTCACACCGCTGCTGACGGGCGGCAGCATTGCCGTCCCGGCGAACAGTGCCGTCGTGGCGCTGGACGAGTGGCTCGATGTCCTGCGGCCGACCTGGTACTCGGCAGGTCCTACGCTTCACACTGCCGTGCTGGACAAGGCAGAAAACCTTAAGGATGCGCCGACGTCGCACACGCTGCGGTTCGTCGTATCGGGTGGCGCGCCGCTGCTGAAAGAAGTGCAGGACGACCTGCAGCGCATTTTGGGCGTGCCGGTGCTGGAGCATTACGGCTCCAGCGAAGCCGCGCAGATCGCCGCCAACCTGCCGCCGCCCGGGCCGAACAGGCCAGGGACTTGCGGGCAACCTTGGCCTGATACCGTGGCCATTGTTGGTGAGGATGGACATCCCTTGCCAACCGGCGAGCGGGGTGAGATCTGGGTTCGAGGTCCCACCGTGATATCTGGCTATCTCGATGCGCCGGAACTCAATCATGCTGCTTTCAGAGAGGGCTGGCTTCGCACGGGCGATATCGGCAGCCTCGACGGAGACGGCTTCCTGACCCTGCACGGCCGCCTCAGTGAAGTAATCAACCGCGGTGGTGAGAAGATCGCCCCTGCTGAAGTGGAATCCGCACTACTACGCCATCCGGCCATTGCCGAAGCCGCGGCTTTCGCAATCCTCCATCCACGCCTTGGCGATGACGTCGCGGCGGCCGTCGTTCCCCATCCTGGCGCGCAGACGACACCCGCGGAGCTTCGCCAGTTCCTGCAACTCGAGTTGGCCTCGTTCAAGATTCCGCGGCGCATTCTGATCGTCGATCAACTGCCAAAGGGGGCGACGGGAAAGGTCCAACGGCGACGGCTGCGCGAGTCGCTCGACCAGCTGTTGGGTCAGCAGCGGGCGATGCCCCTGCCGGCTGTGGACAAAGGCCCATTGGATCTAGAGGCTGAATTGCTTATTCTATGGCGTAGGCTGCTCAAGTCCGAGGCTGTGACGGTCGACGATGATTTTTTTGCCAGCGGTGGTGACTCCCTTCTGGCGATGGAAATGCTCATCGAGGTCGAGCGGCTCGTCGGCCACCCCGTACCGGACACGATCCTGTTCGGAGCAGAAACAATCCGGCAACTTGCGCCAAAAATCGCCGTGCAGACGGGCACGCCGGCGACGCCTTTCCTCCAGTTCGGTGCCTGTGGCGAACGGCCTCCCCTGTACTTCTTTAATGGAGACCTTATCAGCGGCCACGAGAGTGTGCGGCGGATGGTGGAGCTTTTCGGGCCCGATTACCCGATCATCTCCATCGATCCCCATGGTCTTCGTGGGGAGCCGATTCCGCCGTCGATCAAGCAGATGGCCGCCGACCGCCTGCCGCATATCCTGGAAAGGCAGGCCACCGGTCCTTTCCTGCTGGGCGGCAAATGTAACGGCGCCATGGTGGCGTTCGAAGCAGCCCGCCTGCTGATCGCAGCCGGCCACAAGGTTGATTTGGTTGCGATGGTCGACCCGCCGACCGTCAGCGCCCGTCCGGTGCCGCGGGCGATCATCGGGCTGATGAAGCCCCTAGGTTCGCCTTACCTTCTGCGCTGGACATATGAACAAATGGCCCGGCTGGAGCGATACTCCAAGGCCTCAACGCGCGAGCAGATGGCTCAGCGGCCGAAGGAGCGGATCGCCAAGCTGTATGACGCATTATTCAATCTCAATAATGGGATTCCGCCGGCGTTATGGGACGCTTATTCCATCGCAATGGCGCAATATCTTCCGGCACCGCTCGAGGTCCCTGTGGCCTTTTACGCGGCTGAACACGACGGCCGGGCGTGGCGGCATCTCAGTTCCCAACTCGAAGTGATGCAGGTGCCTGGGGGACATCATGGCTGCCTGACTGTCGGCGCGGAACTGCTGGTCGGGCATCTGCGGACAAGAATTGATTTCCGACAGGCAGCACGTCTTCAAGCAGATCAGCCGTTTGACGGCACCGTTCGAGCAAGCTTTGCGAACTAG
- a CDS encoding ATP-binding protein produces MSFLLSQSFRWLARPLTLVVAALLVVVVATGVLGLQYWQARQAANLAQDRNRQVLETLDRLRTVIADVEAQRRGYLLTLDPQYLKAYGVSDESVRRDAQALQALVADDPLQSHRAGHLALTVAAKLREIDEIVKTVRTYSGPAAMAMIRSLDEIRSQIDQMVDHERFLRVDQEKRSEQLEQRKAWLIATAIVIVAILAGVALALARLEAMRRRKAIAENIALHGDLLARDKKIRYLVDANIVGIIIWELDGRILEANDAFLHMLGYDRKDLASGCLNRTDLTPAEWRGRDAHTVAELKQMGTVQPFEKEYFRKDGSRVPVLLGGVMFEQSPNQGISFVLDLTERKRAEQALRRSEERFRTLVQFSFDVYWETDAQHRFTHQEFAEDLADAPASGSEIGKTRWEVPYLEPDEEAWRKHRETLDAHLPFRDFELARSAPDGSKRYVSVSGLPVFDEKGSFVGYRGVGRHITERKRAEEALRAMQAELAHANRVTTMGQLSASIAHEVNQPIAATVTNAQAALRWLRARPPNLEEVRYSLDRIVDDGKRAGNVIGGIRALIHKVPPRRDWFGLNEAILEMVALTRSEMFKYGISLQTELAPGLPLVEGDRTQLQQVILNLILNAIEAMDGSDEGTRELRINTEAEAAGVLVTISDSGPGLDPADAERVFQAFYTTKPKGMGMGLAICKSMVEAHGGRMWVSANEPRGAVFQFSLPLVREESVPAQQVRSNPAA; encoded by the coding sequence ATGTCATTTCTTCTGAGCCAGTCCTTTCGGTGGTTAGCTCGTCCGCTGACGCTGGTGGTTGCTGCGCTTCTGGTTGTGGTCGTCGCGACCGGAGTTCTTGGCCTCCAATATTGGCAGGCGCGCCAAGCGGCAAACCTTGCGCAGGACCGCAACCGTCAGGTGCTCGAGACGCTGGATCGGTTGCGCACGGTCATCGCCGACGTGGAGGCGCAAAGACGCGGCTATCTGCTAACCCTCGACCCCCAATATCTCAAGGCCTATGGCGTCTCCGACGAAAGCGTAAGACGGGACGCGCAGGCGCTGCAGGCCCTGGTGGCGGACGATCCATTGCAGAGCCATCGTGCCGGACATCTGGCGCTGACCGTTGCTGCAAAGCTGCGCGAGATCGATGAGATCGTCAAAACGGTCCGTACCTACTCGGGGCCCGCCGCGATGGCGATGATTCGCAGCCTGGACGAGATAAGGTCGCAAATCGACCAGATGGTTGACCACGAGCGCTTCCTGCGCGTGGATCAGGAGAAGCGCAGCGAGCAACTCGAACAACGCAAGGCCTGGCTGATCGCGACCGCCATCGTCATTGTCGCAATCCTGGCAGGGGTGGCATTGGCGCTCGCACGGCTCGAAGCGATGAGGCGGCGCAAAGCGATCGCAGAGAACATCGCGCTCCATGGCGATCTCCTGGCGCGCGACAAGAAGATCCGCTACCTGGTCGACGCCAACATCGTCGGCATCATCATCTGGGAGCTCGACGGTCGCATTCTGGAGGCCAATGACGCGTTTCTCCATATGTTGGGTTACGACCGCAAGGATCTGGCCTCGGGTTGCCTGAACCGGACGGACCTGACGCCGGCGGAATGGCGCGGCCGCGACGCGCACACCGTGGCAGAGCTGAAGCAGATGGGGACCGTCCAGCCGTTCGAGAAGGAGTATTTTCGGAAAGACGGTAGCCGTGTGCCCGTGCTGCTCGGCGGAGTGATGTTCGAACAAAGCCCAAACCAGGGTATCAGTTTTGTCCTCGATCTGACCGAGCGCAAGCGGGCGGAGCAGGCGCTGCGGCGGAGCGAGGAGCGCTTTCGCACCCTCGTGCAGTTCTCCTTCGACGTGTACTGGGAGACCGACGCGCAGCATCGCTTCACTCACCAGGAATTTGCGGAGGATCTTGCCGATGCGCCGGCGTCGGGCTCCGAGATCGGCAAGACACGTTGGGAAGTGCCTTACCTGGAGCCTGATGAAGAGGCCTGGCGCAAGCACCGCGAGACGCTCGATGCCCATCTGCCGTTCCGTGATTTTGAGCTGGCGCGGTCTGCTCCCGATGGCAGCAAGCGTTACGTGTCCGTCTCCGGCCTGCCGGTGTTTGACGAGAAGGGGAGCTTCGTCGGCTACCGCGGCGTCGGGCGTCACATCACCGAACGCAAGCGGGCCGAAGAAGCCTTGCGGGCCATGCAGGCGGAGCTCGCGCACGCCAACCGCGTTACCACGATGGGGCAGTTGTCGGCCTCGATCGCCCATGAGGTCAATCAGCCGATCGCCGCGACGGTTACCAACGCCCAGGCGGCGTTACGCTGGCTGCGTGCGCGGCCGCCCAATCTCGAAGAGGTTCGCTATTCGCTCGACCGTATCGTTGACGACGGCAAGCGCGCCGGCAACGTCATTGGCGGCATCCGGGCGCTCATTCACAAGGTGCCGCCCCGGAGGGATTGGTTCGGCCTCAACGAGGCCATCCTCGAAATGGTCGCGCTGACCCGAAGCGAAATGTTCAAGTATGGCATCTCGTTACAGACCGAGCTCGCACCGGGCTTGCCTCTGGTGGAAGGCGATCGCACTCAGCTGCAGCAGGTGATCCTGAACCTGATCCTCAATGCCATTGAAGCCATGGACGGCAGCGACGAGGGGACACGCGAGCTCCGGATCAACACCGAGGCGGAGGCGGCCGGCGTGCTCGTCACTATCAGCGATTCCGGGCCCGGCCTCGACCCGGCGGATGCCGAGCGCGTATTCCAGGCCTTCTACACGACCAAGCCCAAGGGCATGGGCATGGGCCTCGCGATCTGCAAGTCGATGGTCGAGGCTCACGGGGGACGAATGTGGGTGAGCGCGAACGAACCTCGAGGTGCCGTCTTTCAGTTTTCCCTGCCGCTGGTACGAGAGGAGAGCGTTCCAGCCCAGCAGGTCCGGTCCAATCCAGCGGCATGA
- a CDS encoding polyamine ABC transporter substrate-binding protein, which yields MRNSTGVSLRLFGALAVALTLSPVSAQERTVNFYNWSNYMAPGVLEDFTKETGIKVVYDTFDANETLETRLLAGKSGYDVVVPTGYFLQRQITAKVFLKLDKSKLPNLANAWPVVTSQLATYDPGNNYAANYMWGTTGIGYNVKTAQKILGADAKIDSWDIVFKPENLAKFRDCGIHMLDSADDILPAALSYLGIDPNSTKQADLDKAAELVSKIRPNVRKFHSSEYLGALASGEICFVVGWSGDIMQARSRAAEAKNGIEIGYTIPKEGAQMFFDNLAIPADAKNVAEAYELINYLYRPDVAAKNSDFLSYANGNLASQKLVDPKILNDRNIYPDEATQNKLFVIQARDPATQRVINRLWTRVKTGK from the coding sequence ATGCGCAATTCGACTGGAGTCTCGCTGCGCCTTTTTGGCGCGCTCGCGGTGGCGCTGACGCTCTCGCCTGTGTCGGCGCAGGAGCGCACGGTGAACTTCTACAACTGGTCGAACTATATGGCACCGGGGGTGCTGGAGGATTTTACCAAGGAAACCGGCATCAAGGTGGTCTACGACACTTTCGACGCCAACGAGACGCTGGAGACGCGCCTTCTGGCGGGCAAGTCAGGCTACGACGTCGTGGTGCCGACCGGCTACTTCCTGCAACGCCAGATCACGGCAAAAGTCTTCCTTAAGCTCGACAAGTCGAAGCTGCCCAATCTCGCCAACGCCTGGCCGGTCGTGACCAGCCAGCTCGCCACCTACGATCCCGGCAACAACTACGCCGCCAATTACATGTGGGGCACCACGGGCATCGGCTACAACGTCAAGACCGCGCAGAAAATCCTCGGGGCCGATGCCAAGATCGATAGCTGGGATATCGTCTTCAAGCCGGAAAACCTCGCCAAGTTTAGGGATTGCGGCATCCACATGCTGGATTCCGCCGACGACATTCTGCCTGCGGCCTTGAGCTATCTCGGCATCGATCCGAATTCGACCAAGCAGGCGGACCTGGACAAGGCCGCCGAGCTCGTCAGCAAGATCAGGCCCAATGTCCGCAAGTTTCATTCGTCGGAATATCTGGGCGCGCTGGCCTCCGGCGAGATCTGTTTCGTCGTGGGCTGGTCGGGCGACATCATGCAGGCACGCAGCCGCGCCGCGGAAGCCAAGAACGGCATCGAGATCGGCTACACGATTCCGAAAGAGGGCGCGCAGATGTTCTTCGACAATCTCGCGATCCCCGCGGACGCCAAGAACGTCGCGGAAGCCTATGAGCTGATCAACTATCTCTACCGCCCCGACGTCGCCGCCAAGAATTCTGACTTTTTGTCGTACGCCAACGGCAATCTGGCCAGCCAGAAGCTGGTCGATCCGAAGATTTTGAACGACAGAAACATCTATCCGGACGAGGCGACGCAGAACAAGCTGTTCGTCATCCAGGCCCGCGATCCCGCCACGCAACGAGTGATCAACCGGCTGTGGACCAGGGTGAAGACGGGGAAGTGA
- a CDS encoding aminotransferase encodes MTSMNKVFADLPVTVFEAMSQAARDNNAINLGQGFPDDPGPEDIRRAAADATVNGYNQYPSMMGIPELRQAIAAHYGRWHKLSLDPMTEVMVTSGGTEALTASILAVVEPGDEVVVFQPVYDSYLPIIRQAGGIPRLLRLEPPGWRLTEEMLASVFNEKTKAVLFNNPLNPAAVVYPREDLELLARFCQKFDTIAICDEVWEHVIFDGREHIPLITIPGMRDRTIKVGSAGKIFSLTGWKVGFVCAAPPLLRVAAKVHQFLTFTTAPNLQAAVAYGLGKPDEYFYDMRKDLARSRDRLTKGLESIGFPVLQSQGTYFLTVDLSPLGLNETDVEFCKRIVTDYKVAAIPVSAFYEQDAVTSVVRFCFSKKDETLDTALERLSDAVHGRRKR; translated from the coding sequence ATGACATCCATGAACAAGGTCTTTGCCGACCTTCCCGTCACCGTCTTCGAGGCGATGTCGCAGGCCGCCCGCGACAACAACGCCATCAATCTCGGCCAGGGCTTTCCCGACGATCCCGGGCCGGAGGACATCCGCCGCGCCGCGGCCGATGCCACCGTGAACGGCTACAACCAGTACCCGTCGATGATGGGCATCCCGGAACTGCGGCAGGCCATCGCCGCCCATTACGGCCGCTGGCACAAGCTTTCCCTCGATCCGATGACGGAAGTGATGGTGACCTCGGGCGGCACCGAGGCGCTGACGGCGTCCATCCTCGCCGTCGTCGAGCCCGGCGACGAAGTCGTGGTGTTCCAGCCGGTCTATGACAGCTATCTGCCGATCATCCGTCAGGCCGGCGGCATTCCGCGCCTGTTGCGGCTGGAGCCGCCGGGCTGGCGGCTGACGGAAGAGATGCTGGCCAGCGTTTTCAACGAGAAGACCAAGGCGGTGCTGTTCAACAATCCGCTCAACCCGGCGGCCGTCGTCTATCCCCGCGAAGACCTCGAGCTGCTGGCGCGGTTCTGTCAGAAGTTCGACACCATCGCGATCTGTGACGAGGTCTGGGAGCATGTGATCTTCGACGGCCGCGAGCATATCCCGCTGATCACGATCCCGGGCATGCGGGATCGCACCATCAAGGTCGGCAGCGCCGGCAAGATATTTTCGCTGACGGGATGGAAGGTCGGCTTCGTCTGCGCCGCGCCGCCACTGTTGCGGGTGGCCGCAAAAGTGCACCAGTTCCTGACCTTCACCACCGCGCCGAACCTGCAGGCGGCGGTGGCCTACGGGCTCGGCAAGCCTGACGAATATTTCTACGACATGCGCAAGGATCTGGCGCGGAGCAGGGACCGCCTCACAAAAGGGCTGGAGAGCATCGGCTTTCCCGTGCTGCAATCGCAAGGCACGTACTTCCTCACCGTCGACCTGTCACCGCTCGGCTTGAATGAGACCGACGTCGAGTTCTGCAAGCGTATCGTGACCGACTACAAGGTCGCGGCGATCCCGGTCTCGGCGTTCTACGAGCAGGACGCGGTGACCTCGGTGGTGCGGTTCTGTTTTTCCAAGAAGGACGAGACGCTGGACACCGCGCTGGAGCGGCTGTCGGACGCGGTGCACGGCCGGCGCAAGAGGTAG